In Xiphophorus maculatus strain JP 163 A chromosome 9, X_maculatus-5.0-male, whole genome shotgun sequence, the genomic window TGCAGGTGGGATCATTTGAGATGGACGTCCAACTTAAGACTACTGATGTTTAGTTCTGAAATACCATAGGCCTCCACTAGTCGTCTTCAGCACACAGGCCCAGTTCTGTTTGTCTGTACTGATCCTTTCTGTCAAACATGACTGGTTAACGGCTTGATTGACTGTCctgtggttttgttttccaaCTTAAAGGGCTTTGTTGAATCTGTGTTCACCAAGAATGTGGACATAACAAAAGGACATGCAGTGTATGTTCTTTATTTACTAATGTGATGGATTGCTGGTAAAACTGTCCTGTCTAAAGTTTGGATTCATCCCTCAGATTATTAGCGAAAGCACAACTCAACAGctttctggttttgttgttgtttttgttttttttgttgcacattgTAGTCAGATTAGAACAATACAATCAGCATTTTTACAATGTGATCAACAATATCTTCTATATGAAAATCCCCATAAGAGTTGTTACATCTATAAACTGGTAGCAAAtacaagagaaaatgttttgaggcctcatcaaaacaaagacaaaaaatgtttagtagTTTGCATTTTGGACCAGTTgtcttttatttaatcatatttctgtttaaatgtaattttcctaTGTGGCACAAATGGGCCTTAATTTTATTGATCTactacatttttacatttccattcTCAATGTCCCCCAGTTTACCTGAAAGAgcacaaacaaattaaatgacttTGTTATATTCTCCTTCTGCCCTGATGTATAAGTTGgatcatgttttaaataagaaaacaagtAAGCTCTCATTGAGAGTTAAAAATTATGTGTTACAGGCTTTAAAGCTTCCCACCCTGAGTATTTTTGGAAACCTTCATAGAAAGCTGATCAACCAtctgtacttttgttttttgcacacTACTTTTTATCTTTGTTGTACATATTGTCCGCCATCCGCTAGGTGGAGCTTCTTGGCCTTATACTTTACACATGTGAGAGACTTCTGTATGGTGAaacttttcattctttttttggaaataatGTGGCAACAAAATGCCCTGTACTTCAATTTTAGTGCAGCTGAACTGACAAAATTAGAGGTTTTCCAGCTACTTTATCTCAAGTTTTGGCCCGGGATTGGAGTCTGTATACAGactgaaacatttcctttgTCTCCACGTCTTTGCACAAGACGTTGCTTAATCACAAAATGGAGTGCTGTTGGACTCTGACTCATTATTTTTGCTGACCTATTTATTGAAATTTCACCAAACTCATGTGACTGAGTGTTTTTAAGGTGGTTcctttttaatttctaaataacAAAATGGCAAGGTGTTCTCACATGTGGATGGAGTAtgtatgtgtttgtgaatgCCTGTAATAACTTTTCTTGTAAGATTACATATGCATATGCTCTgtattaaaagcaaataaaaatgcaaagaagcACAACTTGCTGGGGGCGCTTCACTGCTTTCCTAAATTTCCGTTTCAGGTCATTTGaactcaaactccagtcctcgagggccgcagtcctgcaacctttagatgtgcctctgctgcaccacacctgaacagaataattaggtcattaaggctctggaaaactgatctacacaaggaggtcattaagtcatttcattccagtgttttgtacctgtggcacatctaaaaactgcaggactgcggccctcgaggactggagtttgagacccctgacaTAAAGGTAAGCACAGAACAGAGGGGAAAATGAGAACATGGCAAATTTTATTTGGTCTAACTTGTTCATGTAATGAAGACAGATGctctgaaataattttgtttggtTGCAAGAGGCAGGTCCTGGTCTTCACATTTCAAGTCTgtaagagagaaagagacagggATTTATTTTAGATGTCTCAGTTTGCAAACTTCAAATTACCACAGTTACAAGCAGTCATTAAATATGCTCAACAGAAAACGTATTTGCTTGTAAGACTGCTTTAAATGCCGTCTCAGACGCAGAACAGACCACTGATAGGTCATCCTGTAAACACTCTCCAGCCAATTAAAACCCTGAACGTTGAGTCCACGTCAAAAATAACTGCCATCATAGAAGTCCATATATGGCTGAACTCCTCCccctcttttcctttttttcagatGAGAAATTTCTGCTACCGCCGCAGAATAAAGGGTCTCCGCACGTCAGAATATAGTAATAACCCGAAACGCGCTTATTACTAGAATTAGCTCTctaatttgcatttatttcataGTTATTTCTCCTTTACCTGAAGTAAACAAATGTTAAGTGAATGCAGCCGAAGTTTTACTCGAAATGAAACCGAGGCCTACAAGTTTTACTAACCATTCCAGGTCGAATTGCTTGCAAAGTCTTTTACTACTTTTCGCGCATTACAATATAGTGGATCCAGTTCTGCAGTGGGACATGCCCCGTTTTCAGAAAGTTCATTCAATAATGTAGCTATTAAATGACTGGTGGAGAGAATAGGAGGCCGCAAAAACCATCATAATTTAAACAATACAAATAGACTTAACGCAACTAGAAATAGTTGTGATCTGCATGTATGGTGGAGAATCTGCGATGCAGTGGCTATTTTGTTCTTCCAAAGGCCCCCAAAAGATGGtgtatttagttatttaatttccatttcggataaattaagaatttattttaactgaattgaattgaaaagtGGTTGTACAATGTAATAAGAGCAGGGGTGCCAATAATTAGTTAATTGTTTCTAcacaactaaataaatgtattggATGTTTTGCACAATTTTCAGAGTGAGATTATgctcctgcaaaaaaaaaacaagaatatatTTCTTGTTCATATCTTTACAGCGCTACCTGGTCAGACTTAATCGGCTTCAGAAAATTgcttttgtcttctttgtttgCGGCGCAGACTCGAAGAAGACAACTACTTATTGCAACATGTGTCACTTTTTAATTGTcgtttttaaaattctgaaaataaagtgatttgAAACGTCAATTACCTGTAGGCCCATCTTTCACAATAGCAGACTGTATTTGAGAAAACTGAGCACAAAAATGACACAGGCGTGTCTGTTtaagtttatttcttgtttttacaatcAGTATTTGATGTCACATGATATTTACAAAGCACTTCGGCACAAAGAAGAAGGGTGCTGTAGACGCAACAGTAGctacaaacaaactttttttatttgaacaaccaaaaacaatgcCGCGCCTCCGCTGGAATCTTCACCTGCGCAAGGAAGTGACGTCTTGTTGGGACAAGTCGTCGCAAAAGCccttttattaaacattaacGCAGGAATATGGTGTGACACTGAAGACTTATTTCAGTTAGTCACCTCTAATGAGCAGAGTCTGGTCACCAAAGGTGACTCTGACTctgttaaaataacattttcatttgccTTATGACAATTAGACTGTTATACCTCTACAAGAGCAGCTCTTCCTCTGAGGGCCCAttataataaacacaaattagCAATAAGACCTTCCCTCACGTCACTCAGGGTCCAGATATTGCTCAATGAAATCAGCCGTCTCTGCGCGATTGAAGTCTCGTGCCAGCCACAGCGCGGTGTGTCCCTGCTGGTTGGTCCTCCGGGGGTCCTCGGTGAGGTCCAGGAGAATCCTCACCACCTCCAGGTGCCCCTCCCTTGCGGCCAGATGCAGAGGCAGGTTGCCGATTTCGTCCGCGAGATTCACATCCGCTCCGTGATTTACCAGCTCACGCACGGTCTCCGCAAAACCTTCGCGTGCGGCGTCGTGAGTCACGGTGAGGTTTAGGATGTGGTCTCGCGCGTTGGGATCAGCTCCCGCCGCGAGTAGAGCCCGGACGAGCTCGGTGTTTCCGAGCATCGCCACCTGGaaacaggaggaaaataaaagacagacGAGTGAACTGGTGGGATGTTTCACAACTATTTTGTCAAACAACTTTGtaagttgatttaaattttgaacTAAATCTAGATTTAGTTTTGACTCACAACTCAGAACTCGTGGGCACATATGGCATATGGCATGCGAGTCATTTGCTCATGAGTTGAGTAACCTACGGCTTTTACGTTTGCCCTTTACATAAACTGAGACGAAAAAAGTGGGAGGCACGTCAATGAAAACGAAATAAACACTGAGAACTGAggttttttagtttaatttgaatttCTAATGTAAACTTTTTCCTGCAACATTTGCATGCCAGTATTGAATGCGGATTCTACAGAGAGGATACAGACTCCATATCTTTAAGTTGTCCCTTCTTTTGTATATGTCCAGACCTGTGAGGTTGTgacagtattttttatgttgttataGTTTTTTGAATATGCCAGTTATTTTCTTTGGCTACATAGTGCCCTATAGTTATTGTGCTTCCTTAGTTTATTTGATATTGTGAAATATCCCCATTCTCtcattcattaattcattcattcattcattccacATTCCCCTGGGAAATGGGGAATGACTGGGGATGCCTTTCTCTCCACATTGCCTCAGCCACTGTGGCTAATCAAGTGGAAAAACACAGGCCTCCTGTCAGAGGTGAAGTTTTACCATGCTCTACCAGCCACAGAAGCTGGTGgggaacatttttaatttccacccctaaatgaaaaatgaatggaagtcattGTAAAGTCCCTGTAAAGATTGAAAGAaatatagtgtgtgtgtgtggggggggggggggggggggggttgtgttTGTGCAGATAGTTTAACGTTTACTTGttgaacatgaaaaaaataaagatttaaacatATGTTATTAATGGCAGTGCAAATGTTCCCTCCCATTTAATCTGGAGCATGGTAAGACTTCACCTGTAACAGGAGGCCTGTATTTTTCCACTGAGAAACAACTTCCTACTTTCTCTGTGCTGTTTCAGTCAGCACTAAAACATTcatctcaaaaaatgttttagtgctgacatttttttatataaaacaaatagtaataaataataaaatcattctctctctctttgttatGACTGAGTTCACAagtctgggggaaaaaaaaccctgctaaTTACTTTAGGttagacatttttcatttgtaatatataacaaatataataataatatcgaATAAATATAACTCCAgcacacagtttaaaaaaaaacttagctTACTTTTGAACATAGAGAGAGAAAAGGCAGGAAATGACAGAGTTAAAATCAACACTGTGTCTATGGAGCCTTTAGAAATGGTATGGTTAGTTTCAACAAGAGATTGAGTAGCTTTAACTCTTTCAAGTGTTAAAACTACCCTCTCTTGTCAAAATAACTctgaaaaagttacatttacacAAATTTAAATACTCAGCACCGTGTTGATTTAATGCTGCCAGTTTTTACTAAATAGGAGAAAGTGAACTATTGGCCAAACCTGCAGAGGAGTCCTCCTAAACTCATTCAGTCCATTAACATCAGCTCCAGCTTTCAATAAATCCAACACCTCTTCCAGCTTCCCACACGCTGAGGCATTGCAGAGCAGGTCTGATCGGCACGCCATCCTGatagaacaaagaaaaaatgtctgtcttAGTGGTCCTATCAACCTGAGGCCACTCCTCCTGTCTTCCTCTCTCCCTTCTCTTTCTGCTGTTCTGATTACCTCAAAATGGCAtatgtttgcataaaaaaagaGGTTGAAACAATTTTAGGggtttgttattattattattatttttttaaatataatttcatgcATCCAAAGCTACATCCATTCTTCATCACAAGTCATACAATTGCAAACTATGAAT contains:
- the cdkn2c gene encoding cyclin-dependent kinase 4 inhibitor C codes for the protein MACRSDLLCNASACGKLEEVLDLLKAGADVNGLNEFRRTPLQVAMLGNTELVRALLAAGADPNARDHILNLTVTHDAAREGFAETVRELVNHGADVNLADEIGNLPLHLAAREGHLEVVRILLDLTEDPRRTNQQGHTALWLARDFNRAETADFIEQYLDPE